GGCACAATGTTAAAATATTTAATAATAATAGTGAAGAAGAAGGGATAGAAACAGGTTTAAAATTAGGAAATGAACTTAGTAAAAATTTCTTGACAATAGTGTCTTCATTGACAGACTGTAAGTTTAGAATATATAGATGGCAAGATATAGCTAACGAGAAGGGAACTAAAGATGAATTAACAAAAGTTTATCAGGCGTATAGTACTAATTCAAGTTTTGCCAGAGTAATTGAAAAATCTGCTGAGGAATTTTTATTTCGGCAAAAAGAGAAAGGACTTGAACTTAAAGTTCGTCATGAGGAGGCCATTAAATTATCGTGTGATTATATCTTAGAGGAGATGGCGTATTTTGGAGTTGCTGTAAATTTAGGTTATGTGGTACAGCTTTATCCGGGTACACAGTTGCAAATTCTAAAACTTTTAGGTAATGGTAGATATCAAGATATTAATCTTCACTTAAGTAACGGATTTTTTGTTGATTTAAAAATAAAAAAATGACAACAATAGTACTGGTAGCAATTCTCCTTTCCTCAATTTTTTATATAGGAATTGGGCTTGTTCTTGGCAAGAACAACAAATCTTTGGGTGATTTATTCCCTATACTTGGTAACCGAAACGCACGGGTCGAAACCTCTAATGAATTTAGTAAAAGTACAGTCGCAACGACCGTCAGCCTCGCTACTATTGTTTTAGCATATTTTGAGTTAGCAGGATATTTTGGTTTATACCTCTTATGGACGGCTGTTACAACGGCAATAGGAATGCTGCTGCTCCAATTATTTATTAACCGTATATGGGAAAAGCTCAATAAATTTGACCACCGGCCAACAATGCATGAGTTTCTTGGCAGAGAATACAATTCTCCGTCAATGGCCTTTATTGCATCATTGTGTACCAGCTTGGGTTTTTTGCTTATTTATGCCACTGAGTTAATTGTGGGCTCAAAATTTCTCGCGGGCCTTGTTCCCCAAATACCCGAATGGACTACTGTTATTTTTTTATCCTTAGTGGGCTTTGCTTATACAATGATTGGCGGTTTCAGGGCTGTTATTAAAACCGACCAATGGCAAATGGTCTTTATCTGGTTCCTTATAATATCATTGGGCGGGTATTACATTTACCACCTCATACAAGTCCCCGATATGTCTGCTGAATTTGCAAAAGCCCCGAAAGGGGTTTTTGACTTGTCTTACCGACCGGGTCTTGTTTATTTTCTTTTTGGTATTGCAATAATGAACATTCCTACACACATCGCTAATATGTCTGTATGGCAGCGCATTAGCGGAGCCCAAAATCCTGAAACGGTTACTGAAGGTGTCAAAAAAAGTATTTGGGAAATTTTCTTTTCGTGGAGCTTGATTTCGTTATTAGCTTGCTTTGCCTATTTAATTGTAACTCCTGCCAGT
The sequence above is drawn from the Bacteroidota bacterium genome and encodes:
- a CDS encoding tRNA-dependent cyclodipeptide synthase translates to MATSKYKVRIYDVVPEDKRKEIYEYSACLGVSINNVNYWDNEKLTALLSWINSRFSECAIVIADKLHRHNVKIFNNNSEEEGIETGLKLGNELSKNFLTIVSSLTDCKFRIYRWQDIANEKGTKDELTKVYQAYSTNSSFARVIEKSAEEFLFRQKEKGLELKVRHEEAIKLSCDYILEEMAYFGVAVNLGYVVQLYPGTQLQILKLLGNGRYQDINLHLSNGFFVDLKIKK